The nucleotide sequence GTACGTGCGTGACCGCCGCCGCAGGCCTATTGCGGCCTAGAGACTTCGTCACGCCCTCGCCGCATCGTCAGCCAGATGAGGCCGGCGAGGACGAGCAGCGCGGCGGCGAAGGCGATGCCGAAGAGCCAGAGCGTGCGGTAGAGGATCGACTCGCGGTCCATCCGCACTTCCATCACGTCGGGCGTCCGGTCCTCGGCGTAGGCGATCGGCTTGCCCTCGATCCGCTGCTGCAGCCGCTGCTCCCAGGTGACGATGTTGCCGCGCGAGGCGGGACGCGTGCCGCCGCCGTCGAGATAGCGCGAGTTCTGGAAACGGATGCGCGCCGGCAGGTGCACGCGGAACGCGACGAGCTCGTCGCCGCGCCACGGCGGCAGCGTGACGCCGGGCGGCGGCGGCTTCGAAAGCGTCTCCCGGAAGGCGACCAGTTCGCCATCGGGACTCAGTGCGTACTTCGCCCACGCGAACTGCGGCGCCTTCGGCAGCGCGCGAATGTCGGGCACGGTGAGCCGGATGCCGACGAAGCGGTGGCCGCGGCGCGTCCAGGTACTGATGCGGCCGACGCCGGCGTACGGCGACTCGTAGAGTGCGCGCACCCGATCGCGCAGGTCGTCGGTCCGCGCGTTGACGTCGGGCGGCAGCGTCAGTCCCTTGAGGGCGTCGAGCGCGAGCACCGAAGCGTTGACGTCCAGCGTCGCCGAGCCGTCCATGCTCAGCGTCAGATCTTCCTCGTATTCGTAGTCGGGGCCGAGCGGGCTGGGCATGCCGCACGCCGCGGCGGCTGCTGCCGCCAACACGATGGCGAGCAGGGCCGCGCGCGTCCGTGAATGCATCACGCGAATGATACAATTAAATGTTGCGTCTCTTCCTGATCGACGGCAGTTCCCAGATGTACCGCGCCTATCACGCGCCGGTGCGCACGGCCGAAGGCGGATTCCTCCGCAACGCGCAGGGACGGCCGACCAACGCCGTCTACATCTTCGTGACGATGCTGCGAAAGCTGCTCAACGAGCAGCGCCCCGACTACATCGCGGCGTCGTTCGACCTGCCGGGCCGCACCTTCCGCGACGATCTGGTCTCGGACTACAAGGCGAACCGCGCGCCGATGCCGGACGAGCTCGCCGAGCAGATTCCGATGGTGCACGCCGCGTGTGAAGCGCTCGGCGTGCCGATCCTCACCTCGGAGCGCTACGAGGCCGACGACGTGATCGGGACGCTGGCGGAGCAGGCGGCCGCCGCCGGTTTCGAGGTGGTGATCGTCACCGGCGACAAGGACTTCTTTCAGCTCGTGCGCCCCGGCATCCAGGTCTACAACCCGAAAGAGGAAGGGACCTGGTACGACGCGGCCGGCGTCCAGGAGAAGTTCGGCGTCGCGCCGCACCAGGTCGTCGACGTGCTGGCGCTGATGGGCGACACCATCGACAACATCAAGGGGGTCCCCGGCATCGGCGACAAGGGGGCGCGCGAGCTGATCGCCCAGTACGGCACGCTCGAGAACCTGCTCGCGCACGCCGGCGAGATCAAGAACAAGCGTTACCGCGAAGGGCTGCAGGGGCACGCCGATGACGCGCGTCAGAGCCAGGTGCTCGCACGCATCCGAACCGACGTGCCGGTGACCTTCGACGCCGACGCGGCCCGCTATCGCGGCGCCACCCGCGAGCGCTGCTTCCAGATCTTCAACGAACTCGGCTTCCGCGCCTTCGTCGGCGAGTACGCGCCGACTGCCGACACGATCGTCAAACGCTATCGCATCGCCGCGACCGAGGACGATGTCCGCGAACTCGCCGATCGCCTGCGCGCCGCCGGCGCCTTCTCGATGGCGATCCTTCCCGACGCCCCCTCCGCGATGCGGGCCGGCATCGTCGGGCTGGCGTTCTCGGCGGCGCCGCGCGACGCCGACTACGTGCCGACCGGTCACCACACCCCGGCCCCGAATCTGGTCGACACGCCGGCGGCCGTGCCGTCGATCGCGATCCGGAGCGCGCTCGGGATCCTGCGGCCCCTCCTCGAGGATCCGGCGATCCGCAAGCAGGGGCACGACCTGAAGTTCGACGCGATCATGCTGCTGCGCCACGGCGTCACGCTGCGCGGCCTCGATACGGACACCATGCTGACGAGCTATCTGGTCGACGCGACGCGCGCCGAGCACAGACTCGAGGAGCTTTCGCTGGAGCACGTCAGCTACAAGGCGCTGGCGGAGGAGGACGTGTGCGGGCGCGGCGCCAAGGCGATCTCCTACGCCGACGTGCCGCCCGACGTCCTGCTGACCTTCGCGGCCGAGCGGGCCGATCTGGTCGGACAGCTCGCGCCGATCTTCGGCGCCCTGCTCGCCAAGGAAGACCTGCTGCGCGTCTACACCGAGCTGGAACGGCCCCTCATCCCCGTCCTCGTCGACGTCGAGCGCGCCGGCGTCCGCATCGACGGCCCCAAACTGGCGGCGCAGTCGCAGCGCCTCGATCAGGACATCGCGCGTCGATCGCGCGAGATTTACGCGGTCGCCGGCGGCGAGTTCAACATCAACTCGCCGAAGCAGCTCGCCGAGGTGCTGTTCGACAAGCTGCAGCTGCCGGTGTTGAAGCGGACCGGCGCGTCGAAGGCGCCCTCCACCGCGGTGGAAGTGCTCGAGGAGCTGGCGCTCGCGCACGATCTGCCGCGGCTGATCCTCGAGTGGCGGTCGCTGATGAAATTGAAGGGGACCTACATCGACGCGTTGCCGCAGCTCGTCAACCCCGAGACCGGCCGCGTCCACACCTGCTTCAACCAGGCCGTCGCCGCCACCGGGCGCCTGTCGAGCAGCGACCCCAACCTGCAGAACATCCCGATCAAGACCGAGCTCGGACGCGAGATCCGCGGCGCCTTCATTGCCGACCCGGGCTACGTGCTCGTCTCCGCCGACTACTCCCAGATCGAGTTCCGGGTGCTGGCGCACCTCTCCGAGGATCCGGTGCTCGTCGCCGCGTTCCGTGAGGGGGCCGACTTCCACGAACGCACCGCTCTCAAGATCTTCGGCGCCGGCTCCGGCAGGGATCCGCACCAGCTGCGCAGCATCGCCAAGATGGTCAACTACGCGCTGCTCTACGGCAAGTCGGCCTTCACGCTCTCGAAAGACATCGGCGTGACGACGGACGAGGCGCAGAAGTTCATCGATTCCTATTTCGCCGGATTCCCCAACGTCCGCGCCTTCATCGATCGCACGCTCGACGACGGCCGCCAGTCCGGCGTCGTCAAGACGATGTTCGGCCGCCGGCGACTGGTGCCGGAACTGACCAGCCGCAATTTCCAGGTCCGCTCCGCCGCCGAGCGCATGGCGGTCAACATGCCGATCCAGGGCTCGGCCGCCGACATCCTGAAGAAGGCCATGATCGACGTGCACGCCGGTCTACCGAAGGTCGCCGGCGGACGCGCGCGCATGATCCTCACCGTCCACGACGAGCTGCTGTTCGAGACGCCGCGCGAAGCGCTCGACGAAACGTCGGCCGCGGTCCGCGAGCTGATGGAAGGCGCGGTCAAGCTGAACGTGCCGCTGACCGTCGACGTCGGCGCCGGAGACAACTGGAAGGAAGCGAAGACGTAGCCGCCATCCGCCGCAGTCGGTAGCTACTCAGCTACCAGCCGCTCTTGAAGGTCTCCCATTCCGCCGCGAGCGCGGCGACGGTCTGACGGCGCTCCTGCGCCGGCGCCCGGCCGGCGCGATCGGGAATGATCCCCTCGGTCACCAGCTTGTCGAGATCGGCGCGCAGCGCGACGCCCCGGTCGCGCGCGAGCGTCGCGCTCACCCAGCCGGCCATTGCCGCCGACCAGGCGCGATCGAGGTCGCCCGACGCGCGTGCCGCGGCGGCGATCCAGTACGCCGCCGCCGGCGATCCCGGCTCGCGACGCAGCTCCTCCTCCATGCGCGCGATGAGCCGCGTATACATGGGCGCCCGGTCGGACGCCGGCAACGCCTGCGCCTGGCGATCTACGGCACTAGCCCACCAATCGAGGGCCCGGACGTGGGCGTCGGGGGCCTGCGACGCCGTCCGCTCGATCACCGGCGCGAGCAGCTCCGCGGCCGCGCCAAACCGCTCTTCCAGATAGAACAGCTCGCCCAGGCCGACCTGCAGCTCGATGCGCTCGCGCGCCTCGAGCTGTAACGGGTCGACGGCCCGCAAGTCGGCCCGCGCGTCGTCGAGATCGCCCGGCGCGGCGGTGGTCCGGTAGCGTTCCAGGCGGCTTCTCGCCATGATCAGGCGGGCCGACCCGGCTGCGGCGGGATGGGTGGCCGCCTCCTGGGCGGCGGCGATGGCCTGCTCGTACTGGCCGAGATTGTAGAACTGGCGGGCTGCGGCGAGCGGATCCTGCTTGCGGCTGGACGCCGCGGCGGCCGGTCCGGCAACCACCAGAAGCGCCACCACCAGCAGGAAGGCGAAGAGCACGGAGGGGCGCGCAACTGTCGCCACGATCCTTCGCATTATAATCGTCGGCGGATGGTGGAACCGACCATCGTCGCGCGAACCGAGCACTCGGTTTCCCGCCGCGACATCGACCAGGACGCGCTCAAGGTCCTTTACCGCCTGCACGAGCACGGCTTTGCGGCCTATCTCGTCGGCGGTAGCGTTCGTGACCTGCTGCTCGGCCGGCGCCCCAAGGACTTCGACGTCGGCACCTCGGCGCATCCGCACCAAATCAAGAAACTCTTCCGAAACTGCTGGATCATCGGCCGGCGCTTCCGCCTCGCCCACGTCAAATTCGGACCCAAGACGATCGAGGTGGCCACATTCCGCCGTCAGGTCGACCCGTTGGAGCTGCCAGCTGACGGAGCCGAGTCGGACCAGGCGCTCGAGGCCGCGCCGGACGCGCCGGTCCCCGCCGACGCCCCGTTCGAGGAGCAGGTGCAGGCCGAGGGCACCCACCTGGCGCACGTCCGCGCCCACGACCGGCTGATCCACCGCGACAACACGTTCGGGACCGCGGAGGAGGACGCCTTCCGGCGCGATTTCACGATCAACGCGCTGTTCTACGACATCGCCACGTTCTCCCTGATCGACTACGTCGGCGGCCTCGAGGACCTCGAGCGGCGGCTGATCCGGTCGATCGGCGATCCCGGCGTCCGCTTTCTCGAGGATCCGGTCCGCATGATGCGGGCGGTGGTGTTTGCCGCCCGTCTCGACTTCCGCATCGACGAGCCGATTCTGGAAGCGATCGAGGTCCACCGCCACGAGATTGCGCGAGCCGCGTCGGCACGATTGGTGGAGGAATACTTCAAAATCCTGCGATCCGGCTTCGCCGAGAACAGCCTCCGCATGCTGAAGGCGACGAAGCTGCTCGGCGCGGTCACGCCCGAGCTCGACGCGGCGAACGAGGCGCTGTGGGAATCGGTGGCGCGGCTGGATCAGTATCGCCGTCGTTTCGCGGCGGCGCCCGACACGCTGACCAACGCCATCCTCGCCGGCACGCTGCTGGTGCCGCTCGGCCTCGCGGGTCCGCGCGGCTTTCACGCCGACGCGCTCGAGCGCCGCATCGAACTCGGCGTGCTGCCGATGCCGCGCCGCGACATCGAGCGGCTCCACCAGATCCTGGCGATCCAGCCCCGGCTGCACGACCTGCGTGCTCCCTACCGCGCGCAGCGCGCCGTGCTGCACCGACACGTGCTGGAAGACGCGCTCACCTGGCTGGAGATCCACGGCGGCCGTCCGGATCTGCTGCAGCACTGGCGATCGCTGCAGGCCGAGCCGTCGGCGTCCCCGCCGGCCGACACGGACGGCAACCGCGAGGCGTCGACCGACCGGCCGCTCCCACGGAAGCGGCGGCGACGGCGGCGGCGGTTTCCGTCCGCTGGCCGGACGTAGGCGTCGCCGCGCAGACGTTGCGGGTCTGCCTCACATGCTTCGCAGCGCCGTCAAGGGATCGACCGCGGTGGCGGCCCGCGCCGGAATCCAGGCGGCCACGATCGCAACGCTCAGAAGCAGAACCGCGGCGGCGGCCATCGTCGCCGGATCCGCCGGCTCGACGCCGTAGAGCAGGCCCGCGAGGAGACGCGACAGCGGGATCGCCGCGAGCCCTCCCACCACGAGTCCGACGATCGCCATCGCGACGCCTTCGCCAAGGATCATGACCAGGATGGAGCGCCGATGCGCGCCGAGCGCGAGGCGGATGCCGAGCTCGTTGGTGCGCTGACTGACCGAGAACCCGAGCACGCCGGCGACGCCAACCGTCGCGATCGCCAGCGCGAGCAGCGCGAACAGGTCGACGAGCGTCGCGTTCAACCGCTCGGGAGCGATCGTCTCGTCGCGAATCTCCTCCAGCGTCTGCACGTGATCGATGGGCCGGTCGGGGTCGAGCTGTCGGATCATCTCGACCAGGCGCGGCGCGAGGCGATCGAACGCGCCAGCCGAGCGCACCAGGATTGTCGTCGGTGCGAACGGCGACTGCGTGTCGAGCTGGTAGAGCGTCTGCAGCGGCGCCGACGTGAGACCGTCGGCACGCGTGTCGGCCGCCACGCCGACGATCTCGGCGGGCGTCGTCCACGCGCCGTTGAGGCCCTGCCAGCTGATGTGCCGGCCGACGGGATTGACGTCCTTCAGGTAGTACTTCGCCATCGACTCGCTGAGGACGACCACCGGTGTCGATGCGGCACGGTCCGATGCCGCGAAGGCCCGGCCCAGCTTGATCGGTGTGCCCACCGTCGAGAAGTAGGCGGCGCTGACCACGCGGCTGACGGTGCGGGGCGGGGCCGCCAGCGCATCGGCGTCGGCGCCGTCGATGCGAAACGTCTGCTGCTGGGGAAACGACCCGGCGAGTGGCGCCGCCGAGGTCATCGCCGCCCCCTGCACGCCTGGTTCGGCGCCGACCCGCTCGATGACGTCGCGCGAAAACTGCTGGCGCCGGTCGCGGTTCGGCTGACGGAAGTCGGGCGCCTGCAGGCTGAGCACGTTCGACAGGTTGAACCCCGGATCGATCGCGTAGAGGCGAGAGAGACTGCGCGTCAGCAGGCCCGCGCCGACGAGCAGCATGAATGAGACGGCCAGCTGGCTGACCACGAGCACCCGCTGGGTGCGCCGCCGGCCGCGGCTTCCGGCGACACGTCCGCCGGCACCCGCCATCATCCGCGCCGGATCGCTCAGAAACGACAGGCGCGGCGCCGCCGCGAAGAGCAGCGCCGTCCCGATCGACACGAGGAACGTGAAGCCGAGGACACGGCCGTCGAGCGCGATCTCGCCGGTGCGGCTGGTGAAGCGCGCCGTGTAGCGGACGAGCAGGTTCAGGCAGGCGATCGCCAGGCCGAGTCCCAGCGCACCGCCGAGGACCGACAGGACGAGGTGCTCGGCGAGCAGCTGCCGCCGCAGCACCCACCCGCCGGCGCCGAGCGCGGTGCGCACCGCCAGCTCGCGATCGCGCTGCAGGAGCCGTGTCAACGTCAGGTTGGCAACGTTGGCGCAGGCGATGATCAGGACGAAGACGGTCGTGACGAGCAGCGCGACGAGCGTCGGCCTCGCCTTCGCGGTCAGCTCGTCCTTCCACGGCGTCACGACGGTGTCGAAGCCGCTCGACTTCGGGTACTCGTCAGGATAAGTCTCGTGCATCCGCAGGGCGATTTGCCGCAGTTCGGCCTGCGCCGCCGCCGGTGACGCCCCCGGCGCGAGCCGCGCGAAAACGTCGGTCATCCGGTGCGAGCGCTGCTTCTCCATCGACGCGCTCTGGTAGTGATCGTTCGCCGAGTAGTTGACGTAGAAGTCCTGGCGGCGCTGCGTCGCGTAGTGCGCGCCCGGCGCGAGCACGCCGACGATCTGCGCCTTCTTGACCGTGAGATCGAGCATCTGCCCGATCACGGCCGGATCCGCGCCAAAGACGCGGCGCCAGTAGGCGTCGGTCAGCACGACCACCGGCGGCGCGGAACGGGCGTCGTCGGCGGCCAGCAGCAGGCGGCCGAGCTGCGGGCGGGCGCCGAGCATCGGAAAGAAGTTCGACGTCACCAGCCCACCGGTGGCGCGCTGCGCGTCGCCGCGGCCGATCACGTTGAACGTCCAGTCGCCGAACTCGACGAACTGGTCGATGGTGCGCGACTCGCGGCGATAGTCCGCGACCTCGGTGAACGAAAAGCTCGTGTCGTCGACGCCGGCGGCGAGCTGCGGCTGGCGCAGGTGCATGATGCGGTCGGCGTCGGGGTACGGCAGCGGCCGTAGCAGCACGCCGTTGATGACACTGAAAATGGCGGCGTTGGCGCCGATGCCGAGACCGAGGGTCAGGACGAAGGCCGCGGTGTAGGCGGGCGTCCGCGGCAGGGTGCGCAGCGCCAGGCGAATATCGTTCAACATTGGCAGCTCTCTTGTAGAATGTCGACAACAGAGATATACGCCGCCACCGCCGGATTGGCAATCGATCTTTCGTCCCGGCCCTCGTCCCTGCTGCTAGACGGTGCAGATCGCCATCGCGCGCTGGAGTTCGACAAGCGGATCGTGCCCCTGCGTCGGCGAGTACTCGTGTGAGACGAAGCCGGTGTAACCCAGATCCGCGATCGCCGTCATCACGAAGCGGTAGTTCAGCTCCTGCGTGTCGTCGATCTCGTGCCGTCCGGGGTTGCCGCCGGTGTGGAAATGGCCGATCCACTGGATGTGATCCCGGACGTTCCTGGCAATGTCGCCGTCCATGATCTGGGCGTGGTAGATGTCGTAGAGGATCTTGACGCGCGGCGAGTTCACGCGCGTCATCACGTCGACGCCCCAGGCGATGTGGTCGAAGACGTAGTCCTTGTGATTCACTTTACTGTTCAGGTACTCGAAGCACAGGGTCACGCCCTTGTCCTCGGCGTGCGCTTTCACCGCATCGAGGTACGTGGCGCAGTTGTCGGCTCCCTCTTCGTAGGAGATGCCGCGCTTCTCGCCGCCGAGGACGATGATGTTGGGCACGCCGTTGGCGGCGGCCTCGTCGATGGCCGCGTGCATCTTCGGAATCAACTCGGCATGCGTGTCCTTGTGGCTGGGCCCGATCGGGATCGTGCCGCCGGGGCCACCCGGGTACATCGACGGAACGAGACCGTGCTTCTTCAGCGTCGGCCAGTCAGCAGGTCCGATCAGATCGAACCCCTCGATCCCGAGCTTCGCCGCCTCGCGGCAGCAGTCGTCCAGCGTCCAGTTATTGCGGCCGAAGACGCCGCGCGTGACGCCCTGCCTCAACCGTCCCGAGCGCCTGGGCGCCGGCTGCGGCTGCGCATCGGTGATCGCACCGGCCACCAGTGAAGCGGCCAGCGTTCCGAGAAACATCCGTCGTTCCATAGATGAGCCTCCCCGCGGCGGCACTGTACCGCAAATGAGTCAGGCGAACTCGCGCCGAGCGAGCCCGGAGCGATGCGACCTACACGAGCGAGCCGGAGCCCGATGCGACCTACGCGAGCGAGCCGGAGCCCGATGCGACCTACGCGAGCGAGCGCAGCGAAGCGAGCCACGCGAACGTAGCGCGCCGGCGAAGCGGCGCGCTATAGAGCGTGCCGGGGAGTCTGAGGGGCGAAGCCCCTCAGACAATAACGAAGGCCCCTCAGAAATGAACAATGAGCCCACCGCGAGCCTGCCGCGGTGCGCCGATCGTGCGGATGGGCGTCAGCCCGGTGTCGATCTCGTTGTCGAAGGCGTTCTCGATCGCAAAGAACAGTTCGCCGTGACGCGAGAGACGCAGCGCGGCACGCGCATCGGTCAGCGAGCCCGACCTGAGGATGAACTGGTTTTGATCGTCGTCGAACTGCTGGCCGAAGACCCTGACGCTGAGCGACGCGCTCCACGCCTGGTGCGCCGCGCGAAGGCCGACCGAGCCCGCCGCCTTGGGCACCTGCGGCACGCGGTTGCCGTCGAGCTCGGCCTGGGTGAACTGCGAATCGTTGAACGCCCACGACGAGGTGGCGCTCAGCAGGCCTCCGAGTCGCCATTCGAACTCGATCTCGGAGCCGATCGCCCGTGCGCTGGCGTTGTCGCGCTGACGGGTGATCGCCGACGCCGTGGCCGTGATCGTGCGGTTGTAGATGGCGTTGTCGAGGCGGGTCGCGTAGAAGATCGCCCGCGCCGTCCAGTCCGCATGGGTGATCGTGTAAGCCGCCTCCGGGCCCCACGACTCCTCGGGCTTCAGCGCGCTGTTGGCCTGCGTCAGCGTGTTGCCGACGCGGAACGATCGGAACAGCTCGTTGATCGTCGGCGTGCGGAAGCCGCTCAGCCACGAGAGGCGGACGGTCTGGCCGCTGCCGGCGTCGATCGTCGCCGCGACACGAGGCTGGAAGAAGAAACGATCCTGCACGGTGCCGAGGCCGCCGGGATTGGTGAGCGTCCACCAGGCGGCGCGCGCGCCGGCGCTCAGCACGATCCGCGGCGTCAGCGTGAGCTGCCCGTTCGCCGCGAGCCCGGTGTCGTGCTGGGTGGCGGGCGTGTGCACGACCGCGGCGCCGACGCCCGCCGTGCTGAACGCCTGTTCGTCGAGGTTCGCGTGTGCCGCGCGTTCCGAGAACGAGACCATCCCCTGCGCGCGGCTCCCCTGGCGGATCCAGTCGACGGCGCCGCCGCCGGCGTTGGAGCCGACCCATTGCAGATTGGTCAGCCGCTCGCCGGCGCGCGCCACGCCGTTGACGGTCGTGACCGCGCTGAAGCTCTGGTTGTAGTTGTTGGCGCTGAAGTCGCCGCGCGCCTCCCACAGCCCGCCGCCGACGAAACCGTGCGCGTTGGCGCTGCCCCAGCGCGTGATCGTACCGTTCACCTGGAGCGGCGTGCCGTTGTTGCGATTCTCATCGAAGTAGCCGCCGCGGACCGTGGCCTGGACCGCGCGGCCGCCGCCGATCCATCCCGTTGCGGAAGTCGAATCGGAATCCGCCTTGACGTCGATCGGACCGCGCGCCTCGGGCGCGACGACGACGAACCCGTCGGTGGTGCCGGACTCGGCGGCGGCGCCCGCCATCCACGTCTTCCGGTTGACCGCTCCGTAGAACGAGCCGCGGAACGTGCCGAGGTTGCCCCCCTCGAGCCACGCCTCCCCTCCCTGGCTGGTGCGCGTCGTCACCTGGATCACCCCGCCGAGCGCGTCGTTGCCGTGAAGGTCCCCGGACGCGCCGCGGATGACCTCGACGCGCTGCAGGGCGGCCATCGGAACGCGATCCCAGTAAACCCAGGAGCCGAAGGCGTCGTTCAACGGCACGTCGTCGGCCATCACGAGGGTCCGGCTGGCCCCAGACGCAGACATGCCGCGCAGCGTGACGCCCTGCGTGGTGGGGTTGGCGACTGCCGACGTCGTGCGGCGGAACAGGCTGAACCCGGGTACGCTGCGCAGCTGGTCGTCGAGGCGCAGCGCCGGCGTCTCGACGATGGTCGATCGATCGAGCGAGGTGACGCTGCTCTGCACCGACAGCCGGGTGGCCCCGGCCTCGCTGCTCACCGAGATCTGCTCGGCGATCGTGGCGGTCCGCAGCGCAATGTCGATCGGCGTTGCCGACGGCGCGACCTCGCGCCGGACCGGGGCGAAGCCCTGGACGTCGATGGCGATGGTCGCGGTGGCGGCCCCGGCGGGCAGCGTCGCCGACCACGTGCCGTCGCTCGCCGTCGTGGCGGTGGCGCGCACGCCGGCCGCGGTCACGGTCACGACAACGGCCTGCATCGGGGCGCCGCTCGGATCCTTGACGGTCCCGGAGATAGTGGCGGCCGGCTGAAGCAGCGCGGCGGCAAGTGCCAGAACGAGTGCAATCATGGTTCAGGATTGGTGTTGAATCGGTAACCGACGCCGCGCACGGTCAGCAGATGGCGCGGCCGGGAGGGTTCGTCCTCGATGTAGCGCCGCAACCGCACGACAAAATTATCGATCGCGCGCGTGTCGGTATCCTCGTGAAGTCCCCAGACGTGCTCGAGCATGGCTCTCCGCGAGACTGGCTTGCCCTGATGCTCGATAAGATACCGCAGAAGATTCGCCTCCATCAGGGTCAGGTTGAGGACGCGCTCGCCGACCGTGAGCTCGAGGCGGTCGAAATCGATGGTACGTCCGCCGAACGAATACCGGTCGGGCCGCTTCTCCCCGGCCGCGGCTGGCGCCTGGGCGCGCGCCCAGGAGCTGCGGCGGAGCAGGCCGCCGACCCGCGCCAGCAGGATGGCCAGCTCCGTCGGCTTCGGCAGGTAGTCGTCCGCCCCTGCTGCGAACCCGTTCAGCACGTCGTCGGGGCGGCCGCGCGCGGTCAGGATGAGGACTGGGACGAAATTGCGCGCCGCGCGCAGCTCCGAAACGACGGCGAACCCGTCTTTGTCGGGCAGCATGACGTCCAGCACGACCAGGTCGACCGGCACCGAGGCGCTTTCGAGGCGCCTGAGCGCCCGCTCGCCGGTGTCGACGACTTCCGCGTCATAGCCCTCGGCCTCGAGGTTGAAGCGCAGCCCTTCGGCGAGGTGCTGCTCGTCTTCGACGATGAGGACGCGATGGCGCATGGCAGTGGGCAGCCGGACGGCTAGGCGGGCGCACCCGGCAGCAGAATCGTGAACGTGCTGCCGTGCCCCTGGCCGGCGCTCTCGGCAAAGGCGCGACCGCCGTGGTTGCGGGCGACCGAACGGACGA is from Vicinamibacterales bacterium and encodes:
- a CDS encoding response regulator transcription factor, which gives rise to MRHRVLIVEDEQHLAEGLRFNLEAEGYDAEVVDTGERALRRLESASVPVDLVVLDVMLPDKDGFAVVSELRAARNFVPVLILTARGRPDDVLNGFAAGADDYLPKPTELAILLARVGGLLRRSSWARAQAPAAAGEKRPDRYSFGGRTIDFDRLELTVGERVLNLTLMEANLLRYLIEHQGKPVSRRAMLEHVWGLHEDTDTRAIDNFVVRLRRYIEDEPSRPRHLLTVRGVGYRFNTNPEP